The Brachyhypopomus gauderio isolate BG-103 chromosome 2, BGAUD_0.2, whole genome shotgun sequence genome contains a region encoding:
- the LOC143508554 gene encoding transmembrane protein 11, mitochondrial isoform X2: MAQAAQMNVIEINSPIRVEHDKKRRQFSIRLNGSYDKAVLLYEYVGKKTVDLQHTEVPDAYRGRGIAKHLAKAAMDFVVEEDLKAHLTCWYIQKGVMAATECYIVHEIYNGENAQEQFEYELEQALEAQYRYIVIEPTRIGDETARWVAVGNCLHKTAVLAGAACLLTPLTLPADYSRYVALPAGALSLACAALYGISWQFDPCCKYQVEYDSQKLSQLPLHTLTSSTPVVLVRRDDVHRKRLHNTIALAALAYCAKKIYELYAV, encoded by the exons ATGGCCCAGGCCGCTCAGATGAATGTCATTGAAATCAACAGTCCGATTCGCGTTGAACACGACAAGAAACGACGACAATTCAGCATCCGACTCAACG GTTCATATGATAAGGCTGTACTGCTGTATGAATATGTGGGGAAGAAGACGGTGGACTTGCAACACACTGAGGTTCCAGATGCGTACAGAGGACGCGGCATTGCAAAGCACCTGGCTAAG GCTGCGATGGATTTCGTGGTTGAAGAAGACCTGAAGGCTCACCTGACTTGTTGGTACATTCAAAA ggGAGTGATGGCGGCAACAGAGTGTTACATCGTTCACGAAATCTACAATGGTGAGAACGCACAGGAGCAGTTTGAGTACGAGCTGGAGCAGGCCCTGGAAGCACAGTACCGCTACATCGTGATCGAACCCACGCGCATCGGCGATGAGACGGCCCGCTGGGTGGCCGTGGGGAACTGCCTGCACAAGACGGCCGTGCTGGCCGGGGCCGCCTGCCTCCTGACGCCTCTCACCCTCCCCGCCGACTACTCGCGCTACGTAGCACTGCCGGCGGGCGCACTTAGCCTGGCCTGCGCCGCCCTCTATGGCATATCCTGGCAGTTCGACCCCTGCTGTAAGTACCAGGTGGAGTACGACAGCCAGAAGTTGTCGCAGCTGCCGCTGCACACACTGACCTCGTCCACGCCCGTGGTGCTGGTGCGGCGTGACGACGTGCACAGAAAGAGACTGCACAACACGATAGCCCTCGCCGCCCTGGCTTACTGCGCCAAGAAGATCTATGAACTGTACGCCGTATGA
- the LOC143508554 gene encoding transmembrane protein 11, mitochondrial isoform X1, which yields MAALGRRRGVPVNRERGVMAATECYIVHEIYNGENAQEQFEYELEQALEAQYRYIVIEPTRIGDETARWVAVGNCLHKTAVLAGAACLLTPLTLPADYSRYVALPAGALSLACAALYGISWQFDPCCKYQVEYDSQKLSQLPLHTLTSSTPVVLVRRDDVHRKRLHNTIALAALAYCAKKIYELYAV from the exons ATGGCGGCGTTGGGAAGGAGGCGCGGTGTCCCAGTCAACAGGGAGAG ggGAGTGATGGCGGCAACAGAGTGTTACATCGTTCACGAAATCTACAATGGTGAGAACGCACAGGAGCAGTTTGAGTACGAGCTGGAGCAGGCCCTGGAAGCACAGTACCGCTACATCGTGATCGAACCCACGCGCATCGGCGATGAGACGGCCCGCTGGGTGGCCGTGGGGAACTGCCTGCACAAGACGGCCGTGCTGGCCGGGGCCGCCTGCCTCCTGACGCCTCTCACCCTCCCCGCCGACTACTCGCGCTACGTAGCACTGCCGGCGGGCGCACTTAGCCTGGCCTGCGCCGCCCTCTATGGCATATCCTGGCAGTTCGACCCCTGCTGTAAGTACCAGGTGGAGTACGACAGCCAGAAGTTGTCGCAGCTGCCGCTGCACACACTGACCTCGTCCACGCCCGTGGTGCTGGTGCGGCGTGACGACGTGCACAGAAAGAGACTGCACAACACGATAGCCCTCGCCGCCCTGGCTTACTGCGCCAAGAAGATCTATGAACTGTACGCCGTATGA
- the phospho1 gene encoding putative phosphatase phospho1, with translation MRDSVFNCCFAPPHPPAGQAEPHWHDDGTQAPPPNDRRFLIFFDFDETLVDECSDDAMVSVAPGGSLPGWLKDTYRPGRYNEYMQRVLAYLAEQGVTPSAIRNTIEGLPPCPGIPALLRFLTSCPPRDFEVVCVSDANTVFIETWLQSLGFRPLFLRVFTNPAHFDDSGRLQLRPFHTHNCLRCPVNMCKAELVQQYTARRVYERGGRRYQKVLYVGDGANDFCPSLTLSPGDTAFPRRDFPMHRLIQEMEEAKPGEFKANVVPWTSGEDIIRRLRKIMEEKP, from the coding sequence ATGCGGGACTCCGTCTTCAACTGCTGCTTTGCCCCGCCCCATCCGCCGGCTGGACAGGCGGAGCCCCACTGGCATGACGATGGCACGCAGGCCCCTCCTCCTAACGACAGGCGCTTCTTAATCTTCTTTGATTTTGACGAGACGCTAGTGGACGAGTGCAGCGATGACGCGATGGTCAGCGTGGCTCCGGGCGGCTCTCTCCCTGGCTGGCTTAAAGACACGTACCGACCCGGCAGGTATAATGAGTACATGCAGCGGGTGCTGGCCTACCTTGCCGAGCAGGGTGTTACGCCGTCAGCCATCCGCAACACCATAGAAGGTCTCCCGCCTTGCCCGGGCATCCCGGCCCTCCTGCGCTTCCTCACGTCCTGCCCGCCACGGGACTTCGAGGTCGTGTGCGTGTCTGATGCCAACACGGTCTTCATCGAGACCTGGCTGCAGAGTCTGGGCTTCCGGCCTCTCTTCCTGCGCGTCTTCACCAACCCCGCCCACTTTGATGACAGTGGGCGGCTTCAGCTCCGCCCCTTCCACACCCACAACTGCCTGCGGTGCCCAGTTAACATGTGCAAGGCAGAGTTGGTCCAGCAGTACACGGCCCGGCGGGTATACGAGAGAGGCGGCAGGCGGTACCAGAAGGTCCTGTATGTGGGCGATGGTGCCAATGACTTCTGCCCGTCGCTGACACTGTCGCCAGGGGATACGGCGTTTCCTCGCCGTGACTTCCCCATGCACAGGCTGATCCAGGAGATGGAGGAAGCCAAACCCGGAGAGTTCAAGGCCAACGTGGTGCCGTGGACCAGTGGAGAGGATATAATAAGAAGGCTTAGGAAGATCATGGAAGAGAAGCCATAG
- the znf652 gene encoding zinc finger protein 652 produces MKSCQALKEEVSALEAMSQEEGQRTAQSYYHHSASSDSDLSVKLYKQEGGAKPYPVLVDNKMASKPITQTAPELEPNSGPLQQYYKEGSGGSGAEGAAQHRNDGASEDTEDEERGEEEEERGEEEEEFKRAQIIVEVNLNNQTLHVSKGDKGDSVNPAADDKTDSEEEEEDEEEEDENDDSMEEEESAEEDPEDEEEEEEEENEGRRSRAKRSRRGRVGVQPRRKSRRVAVTTVAVATAGMTTRGRRKSAEVPPQKRRTARDGKSGAASSACGGGGGAKGGEERETLACEKCPRVFNTRWYLEKHMNVTHRRMQICDKCGKKFVLESELALHQQTDCEKNIQCVSCNKSFKKLWSLHEHIKIVHGYAEKKFACEICEKKFYTMAHVRKHMVAHTKDMPFTCETCGKSFKRSMSLKVHSLQHSGEKPFRCENCDERFQYKYQLRSHMSIHIGHKQFMCQWCGKDFNMKQYFDEHMKTHTGEKPFICEICGKSFTSRPNMKRHRRTHTGEKPYPCEVCGQRFRFSNMLKAHREKCFRVTSPVTLQPANMSMSIHLAGHTTPSSTGHTPNTPQPPQATSTVAAAGPGMIGSTTGPAPQRGAIGHGFSHLHMQATPTQHHQTHTHTPVHHTGHAPMASHAPQHLSVPSSLLPPPPALFKSEPVNHCGHEDSYLRPGATQHH; encoded by the exons atgaagtcGTGCCAGGCACTGAAAGAAGAGGTGTCTGCCCTAGAAGCCATGTCACAAGAAGAAGGGCAAAGGACCGCACAGTCCTACTATCACCACTCGGCCTCGAGCGACAGTGACCTATCAGTAAAGCTCTACaagcaggagggaggagctaAGCCCTACCCGGTGTTGGTTGACAACAAGATGGCCTCCAAACCGATAACTCAGACGGCTCCTGAACTCGAGCCCAATTCTGGCCCCCTTCAGCAGTATTACAAAGAAGGTTCCGGAGGTTCTGGGGCCGAGGGAGCCGCACAGCACAGGAACGACGGCGCGTCGGAGGACACGGAGGACGAGGAGAGGggcgaagaggaagaggagaggggcgaagaggaagaggagtttaAACGAGCACAGATCATCGTGGAGGTGAACTTGAACAATCAGACTCTGCATGTGTCTAAAGGGGACAAGGGGGACTCGGTGAACCCGGCCGCGGACGACAAGACCGacagcgaggaggaagaggaggacgaggaggaggaagacgaaaATGACGATAGcatggaagaggaggagagtgcgGAGGAGGAcccggaggacgaggaggaagaggaagaagaggagaacgAGGGTCGGAGGTCGCGGGCCAAGAGGTCGCGCAGGGGCCGGGTCGGCGTCCAGCCGCGCAGGAAAAGTCGGCGCGTGGCCGTGACGACCGTCGCCGTAGCCACCGCCGGCATGACGACCAGGGGGCGGAGGAAGAGCGCCGAGGTCCCGCCCCAGAAGCGCAGGACCGCCCGGGACGGAAAGAGCGGTGCCGCCTCCTCGGCCTGTggcggagggggcggagccaaaggCGGGGAGGAGCGGGAGACGCTGGCGTGCGAGAAGTGTCCGCGCGTCTTCAACACCCGCTGGTACCTGGAGAAGCACATGAACGTCACACACAGGCGCATGCAGATATGTGACAAGTGTGGCAAGAAGTTTGTGCTGGAGAGCGAGCTGGCCCTGCACCAGCAGACGGACTGTGAGAAGAACATCCAG TGTGTGTCATGTAATAAATCCTTTAAAAAACTGTGGTCACTTCACGAACACATTAAGATCGTCCATGGCTATGCTGAGAAGAAGTTTGCCTGTGAGATCTGTGAGAAGAAGTTCTACACAATGGCCCACGTCCGTAAGCACATGGTTG ctCACACTAAAGACATGCCATTTACATGTGAGACATGTGGAAAGTCGTTTAAGCGTAGCATGTCTCTGAAGGTGCACTCTCTGCAACACTCGGGGGAGAAACCCTTCCGCTGTGag aactgtGATGAGAGGTTCCAGTATAAATATCAGCTCCGCTCTCATATGAGTATCCACATTGGACACAAGCAGTTCATGTGTCAGTGGTGCGGCAAAGACTTCAACATGAAGCAGTACTTTGATGAACATATGAAAACCCACACAG gTGAGAAGCCATTTATCTGTGAGATCTGTGGGAAGAGTTTCACCAGCCGTCCGAACATGAAGCGTCACCGGCGGACGCACACGGGGGAGAAGCCGTACCCGTGCGAGGTGTGCGGCCAGCGCTTCCGCTTCTCCAACATGCTCAAGGCACACCGCGAGAAGTGTTTCCGGGTGACGAGCCCGGTGACCCTACAGCCTGCCAACATGTCCATGTCTATTCATCTAGCTGGCCACACCACGCCCTCTTCCACTGGCCACACCCCCAATACACCACAGCCCCCGCAGGCAACATCGACCGTTGCAGCCGCCGGCCCAGGAATGATTGGTTCCACCACAGGACCCGCCCCTCAGAGAGGTGCTATTGGACACGGCTTTTCCCATTTGCACATGCAGGCCACGCCTACCCAGCACCAtcaaacgcacacacatacccccGTGCATCATACTGGACACGCCCCCATGGCAAGCCACGCCCCTCAGCACCTCTCGGTCCCgtcctccctcctgcctcccCCTCCCGCTCTGTTCAAGAGCGAGCCCGTCAACCACTGCGGACACGAGGACTCGTATCTGCGACCGGGTGCTACGCAGCACCACTGA